One region of Hydrogenobaculum sp. Y04AAS1 genomic DNA includes:
- a CDS encoding Fic/DOC family N-terminal domain-containing protein yields MSRVKSYIPIEFPPKDLRLEPFIKNIGEAHRGIALFDGILRALPNPDILLAPLATNEAVLSSKIEGTQTTFEDVLKEEAGITPKNISQSLREDLKEVLNYKKALIYGSQAIEYRDLTLSLIKELQKILLTDVRGKYRLLGEFRKSQNWIGSPGSSMENARYVPPDPIILPEHLEYWEKFLKSDDYPDKIVQLGLLHAQFEILHPFEDGNGRVGRLIIPLFLYWKSLISRPSFYLSEYLEKNRTEYYDRLLMITKDNNWSGWIDFFLTAVIQQAKINIDKAQKLLNLYNEMKDGFIQATKSQYAIPALDAFFRQPIITTTKFKEAIGAPKKSSSNEILKILEKSGLIKLYEMAEGNKPAKYAFIKILEIVGEAEI; encoded by the coding sequence ATGAGTAGAGTTAAGTCATATATACCTATAGAGTTTCCACCAAAAGATTTGCGATTAGAGCCATTTATAAAAAATATAGGAGAAGCACACAGAGGAATAGCTCTTTTTGATGGAATATTAAGAGCATTGCCAAATCCAGATATTTTACTTGCTCCATTGGCTACTAATGAAGCTGTATTATCAAGCAAGATTGAAGGAACTCAAACAACTTTTGAAGATGTTTTAAAAGAAGAGGCTGGCATAACTCCTAAAAACATCTCTCAATCTTTAAGAGAAGATTTAAAAGAAGTTTTAAATTATAAAAAGGCTTTAATATATGGCTCTCAGGCAATTGAGTATAGAGATTTAACTTTGTCTTTAATTAAAGAACTTCAAAAGATTTTATTAACTGATGTAAGAGGAAAGTATAGATTGCTCGGTGAGTTTAGGAAATCTCAAAATTGGATTGGCTCTCCCGGTAGCTCTATGGAAAATGCAAGATATGTACCACCAGACCCTATTATTTTGCCAGAGCATCTTGAATACTGGGAAAAGTTTTTAAAATCTGATGATTATCCTGATAAAATAGTCCAGCTTGGTTTATTGCATGCTCAGTTTGAAATCCTTCACCCTTTTGAAGATGGTAATGGTAGGGTTGGGCGTCTTATAATTCCTTTATTTTTGTATTGGAAAAGCCTAATATCAAGGCCAAGTTTTTATTTGAGTGAGTATTTGGAAAAAAATAGAACTGAGTATTATGATAGATTGCTAATGATAACTAAAGATAATAATTGGAGCGGTTGGATAGATTTCTTTTTGACGGCAGTCATCCAGCAGGCTAAAATAAATATTGATAAAGCTCAAAAGCTTTTGAATCTTTACAATGAGATGAAAGATGGATTCATACAAGCGACTAAATCTCAATATGCTATTCCTGCCCTTGATGCATTTTTTAGACAGCCAATAATTACCACTACTAAATTTAAAGAGGCAATAGGTGCTCCTAAAAAAAGCTCTTCTAATGAAATTTTAAAAATATTAGAAAAGTCTGGATTAATAAAGCTTTATGAAATGGCGGAAGGGAATAAACCTGCAAAGTATGCTTTTATTAAAATATTGGAGATTGTGGGAGAAGCTGAGATATGA